The Pseudomonadota bacterium sequence CAGCTTGGTGGACAGCGGCAGCCCGAATGATTTGATCGCGCGCTATGGCCGTGAAAGCCTGGAAGAAGTCTTTCTCGACATCGCCCGTGAGCGCCCGGACGCTGGGGCGCAGCCGAAGAACGCGGCGTCGCATAATAAGGACGCGGTATCGTGATGAGCACGCTCCCGCGACGGCCCGGAGCCGTACGCGCTTCAGCCGGTAGAATCGGCGCCATGGCACTGCGCCATCTTTATCTCCTGAGAACCTCCTGGCCGCGGCTTTTGGAGCTGATGTACTGGCCGACCGTGCAAATGATCCTGTGGGGGCTGGTCTCGCAATTCCTGCTCACCAACAGCTCGTGGGTTGCTCAGGCAAGCGGCGTCCTGCTAGCCGGTGTCATATTGTGGGATGTCCTGTTCCGCGGCCAGCTCGGTCTCTCGCTGGTGTTCATCGAAGAAATGTGGTCGCGCAATCTCGGCCACCTATTCTCCAGCCCGCTTCGACCATGGGAATTGATCGTGGCGCTGATGATGATCAGTTTGCTGCGCACGCTGATCGGTATGGGAAGCGCGGTGGGTTTCGCCATTTTGCTCTATCATTTTTCGATCTTCGACCTCGGTCTGCCGCTCATCGCGTTCTTTTTTAATCTCATCTTCATGGGCTGGGCGGTTGGGCTCGTTGTATGTGGACTGGTACTGCGCTTTGGCCTCGGCGCCGAAAGCCTCGCCTGGTTCATGATCTTCGCCTTCGCGCCGGTGAGCTGCATTTACTATCCCCTGGAGATTCTGCCCGACTGGCTCAAACCTGTTGCCGAGGCGCTGCCTTCGGCGCTGGTGTTCGAGGGCATGCGCTCAGTGTTGTTTGACGGCGTGTTCCGTTACGATTTGTTGTGGCGTGCTATGGCCCTGAACGCGCTCTACATGGCGCTCGGTGTGGCCGCTTTCATGGCTTTTCTCCATTCGGCGCGAAAGCGCGGACTGTTGCACCAGATCGGTGAGTAGCTAGTCCGCCGGGCCGCTCACACCGGCGCTAGCGAAGGTCGCCATGCCGGTATGGATCGCCGCTGCCGCGCGTACCATCCCTGCCGCAAGGGCGGCCCCCGAACCTTCTCCCAGGCGCAAGGAAAAATCGAGCAGCGGCTGTTGGTCAATTTTTTTGAGCAAACGAGCGTGGCCGGGCTCGACCGAATTATGGGCGACCAGGCAATGATCGAGCGCGCTCGGGTTAACAGCATAGAGCGTGGCGGCGGCGGCGCTGCAGGCAAAGCCATCGAGCAGCACCGGAACCCGGGCGTGGCGGGCGGCAAGAGTGGCACCGGCGATGGCTGCGAATTCGCGTCCGCCAAGCCGCCGCAGCGCTTCTAGCGGATCGGCCAAGGCGGCGCCGTGATGGCTCAGCGCATCATCAATAGCAGCGATCTTGCGGGCCAAACTGGCGTCGTCGATTCCAGTTCCTCGGCCGGCCCAATCGCCGCCATCACCGCCGAAGAGAGCCGCCGACAGGGCCGCGGCAATGGTCGTATTGCCTATCCCCATTTCGCCGAGGCAGACCAGATCAGCCTCCCCGTCGAGCGCCGTCATGCCGGCGCACCACGCCGCCAGACATGCGTCTTCGTCCATTGCGGCCTCTCGCGTGATGTCGCCAGTCGGTGTGTCAAGGGCCAGGGGTATTACTTGAAGAGAGGCGCCAAGCCAGCCGCTGAGCTGATTGATCGCGGCGCCGCCGGCGGCGAAATTAGCCACCATCTGCGCCGTCACGGTGCTCGGATAGGCTGAGACACCGCGCGCGGCAATACCGTGGTTAGCGGCGAAGACGATGATTTGAACGCGTGCGGCGCGAGGCGGGTGGCGGCCCTGCCAGGCAGCAAGCCATTCGGCGATTTCCTCCAATCGGCCGAGCGCGCCGGCAGGCTTGGTTAGCACTGCCTGGTGCGCCCTTGCCGCTCGCAACGCCTCTTGGTCGGCAGGTGGCGCATTTTCTATGAGCCGGCGCAGCTCCGATCCGGATTTGACAGCGTCATTCACCTGGTTTGCCTTTTACTTGTGCGCCGTGCGAGCGTGCTTGGCGCACCGCCCCGGCTGTCCTATAACCGGTGGCGAGCACTCCCATACAACTAAGCCGGAGGCAAGCGGGAATGCCTTTCGATTCGGAGCCCGAAGGAAAATTTGAGCGCCGGGTATTTTTTTCCGCGCGCGCCTGGTGGCAGGATATTCAGAGCGCGCTGCGTTTCCTGACTCGCCTGCCGTTGCCGCGCGCGCCCGAGCCGGCCGAGCCGGATTTTTTCGACGAGGCCGAAGATGAAGATCAGGAGGCATCCGCGCCCAAGCCCTTGGGCCGCGCGGTTCGCGCCTTCCCGCTGATCGGCGCTCTGTTGGGCATCGCCGCCGGCTTTGCCTTTGCCATCGCCACCGGCGTTGGCCTGCCGGCCCTGGTCGCAGGTGTCATCGCTGTCGCGTTGTTGGCGCTGATGACCGGTGCCCTGCATGAAGATGGCCTCGCCGATATGGCGGACGGTTTCGGCGGCGGGCAGACGGTTGAAAAGAAACTTGCCATCATGCGCGACAGCCGTATCGGCGCGTATGGTGTGATCGCGCTGGTCATGGTGCTGGCGGCGAAGGTTGGCGCTGTTGCGGATTTGCGTGATATCGGCGTCGTCATGTCGGGGCTTATATGTGCCGCCGCCGCGTCGCGCGCGGCGATGCCGGCAATGATGCGCTGGCTGCCAGCGGCGCGTTCAGATGGCCTCGGCGCCGACGCCGGGCGTCCGTCCAGCGAACATGTGTGGACCGGCATCACCATCGCTGCCATTCTTTCGGTCCTCCTGCTCACCTGGTCGGGATTGGTGGCGCTTCTCATTGCGGCCCTCGGCGTCGTCGCCGTTGGGCTGTTGGCGCGCCGGCAGATCGGCGGGCATTCCGGCGATGTCCTCGGCGGCACGCAGCAAATTTCCGAACTCCTTTTTCTTCTCGCATTGGCGGCAATCAGATGAATGCATTGAGCGATCTTCCAGTCACAAGTTGGTGGTGGGTGCGCCACGCGCCGGTCACCACCCATCATGGCCGGCTCTACGGCTCGTCCGATGTGCCGGCTAACACCGAAGACGGCGAAGCCTTCAAAGGCTTGGCCGAGCAATTACCAGAAGGCGCGCTTTGGATAGCTAGCCATTTACAGCGCACCCACCAGACCGCGAACGCCATTGTTGAAGCCGGCCATGTGGCGGATAAGCCACTGATCGAGGAAGACCTGGCGGAGCAGAGTTTCGGCGATTGGCAGGGCTTGAGTTACGCTGAGGTCGAGGCTGAGCGGGCGGGGGCGGATCATCCCTTTTGGATCGCGCCGGCGGATTTCGCCGCGCCCAACGGCGAAAGTTTTGCCGGCGTCATGACGCGTGTGTCAAAAACGATCTCGCGCCTGAGCACACACCATGTCGGGCGTGATATCGTCGCCGTCGCGCATGGCGGCTCGATCCGGGCGGCGCTCGGCCACGCGCTCGGCATCGCACCGAATCAAGCGCTTTCCTTCACCATCGATAATCTTTCGATCACTCGAATCGACTGTTTCCACGGCGCTGACGGGCGTCAGGATTGGTGTGTGATCGGCGTCAATCTGCCGCCTAGTAAAAGCGCCCCGCATGGAGTAGTTTTCCCTCCAAGACGCTGAGTCAGGGAAGCCGGTGACCCGCTCCAGTTTGGAGCGTCAGGCCGGCGCTGCCCCCGCAACTGTATACGGCGAGGTAGTCCCCTTTTGTGCGGGAGCGATCCTGTGCGCGCCACTGGCAGCAAACGCTGCTGGGAAGGCGGGGGGCCAACCTTTGACCCAAAGCCAGGAGACCTCCTCGGCGTCGCCCCGGAACGGTCCTCGGAGGGAGGATGATGCCGCTTTCGACGGACACGGCACGTACAACCTTGGTGATCGGCGGCGCGCGCTCAGGCAAGAGCCGCTATGCCGAAGAGCTGTTGGCTGCGCATGGCGGAACCCGCATATACATCGCTACGGCCGAGGTCGGTGACGCGGAAATGGCGGCGCGCATCGCTGAGCATCAGGCGCGCCGCGGCGCCGCCTGGCAAACCATCGAGCAACCGCTCGATCTGGTAGCCGCGCTGGAGCTTCATTGCCGCCCGGCCGGTGCTGTGCTGGTCGATTGCCTGACCCTGTGGCTGAGCAATTTAATGGCAGCGTCGCGCGATATCGCGGCGGAAACCAGCCGGCTTGTCCGCGCCTTGCCGCGCCTGGAGGGGCGCGCGGTACTGGTGTCGAATGAGGTCGGCCTTGGCATCGTTCCCGAATATCCCCTCGGCCGCGAATTTCGCGACCATGCCGGGCGCCTCAATCAGGCGGTGGCCGCCGCCGTCGACGAAGCGGTGTTCATCGCTGCCGGCCTGCCGCTTAGGCTAAAACCGTGAGCCCAGCCGAACTTCGCATCGTCACTCTGTTGCCGAGCGCGACAGAAATCGTCGCGGCCCTCGGCCTCGGCGCGCAACTGGTCGGGCGGTCGCACGAATGTGATTGGCCGCCCGATGTGGAGGAGCTGCCCGTCTGCACCCGACCGCGTCTGGCGTTGGACGGAAGTAGCGCTGAAATCGACCGCCAAGTTTCTGAATTTCTCGGCCGTGCGGCCAGCATTTACGAACTCGATAGAGACATGCTGCGCGCGCTGCGGCCAACCCATATCGTGACCCAGGATCAATGCGAAGTCTGCGCGGTTAGTCTTAAAGATGTCGAAGCGGCGCTTGCCGAGGATATCGGCAGCTCTGTCGAGATCGTCTCGGTCAATCCTCTCCGCCTTGGCGAGGTGTGGGCTAGCATCCGCCAAACCGGCCGCGCCTTTGGCGTGGATGCCGATGCGTTTTGCCGCACGCTAACCGGTCGCATCGCACGCATCGCGGCTGTGGGCATGGGCGTATCCGCCACGCCGCCATCTGTCGCCACCATCGAATGGTGCGATCCTCTTATGGCAGCGGGAAACTGGCTGCCCGAACTTGTCGCCATCGCCGGCGGTAACAATTTGTTCGGCGACGCCGGCAAACATTCGCCGCGGCTTGAATTCGACGATTTGCGCGCCGTCGAGCCCGATATCCTGATTTTCATGCCGTGCGGCTATGACTTGGCGAAAACCGCCGAAGAGGCCGAGCAGCTGTTGCAGGGACCCGCCTGGGCGGCGCTGCCCGCCGTTCGCAACGGTCGGGCCTATGCCGTCGACGGCAATGCCTATTTCAACCGCCCGGGACCAAGGCTCGTGGAATCGGCGGAAATACTGGCCGAGATATTTCATCCGGAAAGCCATGAGTTTGGCCATGAAGGCACGGGTTGGCGCCGCCTCGGCGCCGGCCCCCAAACCGACAACCGTGAATAGGACAAACATGACCAACCCCCACATGGCTAACCGTAAGATTCCGACCACTGTTATTTCCGGGTTTTTGGGCGCCGGAAAAACCAGCCTGATCCGCCATGTGCTGGAGACGGCGAACGGCCGGCGCATTGCGCTGATCATCAATGAATTCGGTGATCTCGGCATTGACGAATCGTTATTGCGCGGCTGCGGCGACGACGCCTGTGCGGAAGGCGAAATTATCGAGCTCGCCAATGGCTGCATTTGCTGCACTGTGGCAGACGATTTCGTGCCCACTATCGAGGCCTTGCTGGCGCGCGACCCCGCCCCGGAGCATATCGTCATCGAGACCTCAGGCCTGGCTTTGCCCAAGCCGCTCGTCGCTGCCTTCAATTGGCCGGAAATCCGCAACCGGGTGACCGTCGATGGCGTGATCGCTGTGGTCGATGGCCCGGCCGTTTTGGCTGGCCGCTTTGCGTCCGATCCGGCGGCACTGCAAGCACAGCGCGAGGCAGATGATGCGCTCGACCACGAAAGCCCTCTTGAAGAAGTCTTCGAGGATCAGTTGGCCTGCGCCGATCTGGTGGTGCTCAACAAGGTGGACCAACTTGATGAGGATGAACGCACTCGCACCCGCGCGCTGCTGGCCGGAGAATTGCGCCCCGGCGTAAAAATGGTCGAAGCCGAGCAGGCCCGCATCGACGCTGATATCCTGTTGGGATTGGCTGCGGCGGCCGAAGACGATTTGGCGGCGCGCCCCTCGCACCATGATGAATTTGACGGCGAGCATGACCATGACGAGTTCGACAGCTTCATTCTTGACCTCGGTCCCGTGGCCGACCCAGATGCGCTGGA is a genomic window containing:
- the cobS gene encoding adenosylcobinamide-GDP ribazoletransferase, translated to MPFDSEPEGKFERRVFFSARAWWQDIQSALRFLTRLPLPRAPEPAEPDFFDEAEDEDQEASAPKPLGRAVRAFPLIGALLGIAAGFAFAIATGVGLPALVAGVIAVALLALMTGALHEDGLADMADGFGGGQTVEKKLAIMRDSRIGAYGVIALVMVLAAKVGAVADLRDIGVVMSGLICAAAASRAAMPAMMRWLPAARSDGLGADAGRPSSEHVWTGITIAAILSVLLLTWSGLVALLIAALGVVAVGLLARRQIGGHSGDVLGGTQQISELLFLLALAAIR
- a CDS encoding histidine phosphatase family protein, with translation MNALSDLPVTSWWWVRHAPVTTHHGRLYGSSDVPANTEDGEAFKGLAEQLPEGALWIASHLQRTHQTANAIVEAGHVADKPLIEEDLAEQSFGDWQGLSYAEVEAERAGADHPFWIAPADFAAPNGESFAGVMTRVSKTISRLSTHHVGRDIVAVAHGGSIRAALGHALGIAPNQALSFTIDNLSITRIDCFHGADGRQDWCVIGVNLPPSKSAPHGVVFPPRR
- a CDS encoding ABC transporter permease, translated to MSTLPRRPGAVRASAGRIGAMALRHLYLLRTSWPRLLELMYWPTVQMILWGLVSQFLLTNSSWVAQASGVLLAGVILWDVLFRGQLGLSLVFIEEMWSRNLGHLFSSPLRPWELIVALMMISLLRTLIGMGSAVGFAILLYHFSIFDLGLPLIAFFFNLIFMGWAVGLVVCGLVLRFGLGAESLAWFMIFAFAPVSCIYYPLEILPDWLKPVAEALPSALVFEGMRSVLFDGVFRYDLLWRAMALNALYMALGVAAFMAFLHSARKRGLLHQIGE
- the cobU gene encoding bifunctional adenosylcobinamide kinase/adenosylcobinamide-phosphate guanylyltransferase, which translates into the protein MMPLSTDTARTTLVIGGARSGKSRYAEELLAAHGGTRIYIATAEVGDAEMAARIAEHQARRGAAWQTIEQPLDLVAALELHCRPAGAVLVDCLTLWLSNLMAASRDIAAETSRLVRALPRLEGRAVLVSNEVGLGIVPEYPLGREFRDHAGRLNQAVAAAVDEAVFIAAGLPLRLKP
- the cobW gene encoding cobalamin biosynthesis protein CobW yields the protein MANRKIPTTVISGFLGAGKTSLIRHVLETANGRRIALIINEFGDLGIDESLLRGCGDDACAEGEIIELANGCICCTVADDFVPTIEALLARDPAPEHIVIETSGLALPKPLVAAFNWPEIRNRVTVDGVIAVVDGPAVLAGRFASDPAALQAQREADDALDHESPLEEVFEDQLACADLVVLNKVDQLDEDERTRTRALLAGELRPGVKMVEAEQARIDADILLGLAAAAEDDLAARPSHHDEFDGEHDHDEFDSFILDLGPVADPDALEIRLVAAIETHDILRIKGFVDVPGKRRRHVIQAVGSRVGRYFDRDWQPDEVRESRLVVIGLSPLDRTAISAALGSV
- the cobT gene encoding nicotinate-nucleotide--dimethylbenzimidazole phosphoribosyltransferase, with product MNDAVKSGSELRRLIENAPPADQEALRAARAHQAVLTKPAGALGRLEEIAEWLAAWQGRHPPRAARVQIIVFAANHGIAARGVSAYPSTVTAQMVANFAAGGAAINQLSGWLGASLQVIPLALDTPTGDITREAAMDEDACLAAWCAGMTALDGEADLVCLGEMGIGNTTIAAALSAALFGGDGGDWAGRGTGIDDASLARKIAAIDDALSHHGAALADPLEALRRLGGREFAAIAGATLAARHARVPVLLDGFACSAAAATLYAVNPSALDHCLVAHNSVEPGHARLLKKIDQQPLLDFSLRLGEGSGAALAAGMVRAAAAIHTGMATFASAGVSGPAD
- a CDS encoding cobalamin-binding protein, coding for MSPAELRIVTLLPSATEIVAALGLGAQLVGRSHECDWPPDVEELPVCTRPRLALDGSSAEIDRQVSEFLGRAASIYELDRDMLRALRPTHIVTQDQCEVCAVSLKDVEAALAEDIGSSVEIVSVNPLRLGEVWASIRQTGRAFGVDADAFCRTLTGRIARIAAVGMGVSATPPSVATIEWCDPLMAAGNWLPELVAIAGGNNLFGDAGKHSPRLEFDDLRAVEPDILIFMPCGYDLAKTAEEAEQLLQGPAWAALPAVRNGRAYAVDGNAYFNRPGPRLVESAEILAEIFHPESHEFGHEGTGWRRLGAGPQTDNRE